The following coding sequences lie in one Candidatus Eremiobacterota bacterium genomic window:
- a CDS encoding SOS response-associated peptidase produces the protein MCGRFTLTKPGALGAAFPRFRFPEFSETRLPRYNIAPTQVVVGLRDEGRGVAELLQWGIRGRINIRSESLVARRGPIRRRCVEFADGFYEWSNGRPFYFTLKSGEPFAFAGLWEQSNGSASCDVATCEPNALVAGVHNRMPVILVGSSVDVWLDPDPLPPGIAAALLRPLDPNVMSIREVSTRVNNANYDAADVLSTADPRLI, from the coding sequence ATGTGCGGTCGATTTACGCTGACCAAGCCCGGCGCGTTGGGAGCAGCCTTTCCGCGCTTCCGCTTTCCCGAGTTCAGCGAAACGCGTCTGCCGCGCTATAATATCGCACCGACACAAGTCGTCGTCGGTTTGCGCGACGAGGGTCGCGGCGTTGCGGAATTGCTACAGTGGGGAATTCGCGGCCGCATCAACATTCGCAGCGAATCGCTCGTAGCGCGGCGCGGCCCGATCCGCCGGCGCTGCGTCGAGTTCGCCGACGGCTTCTACGAATGGTCGAACGGCCGCCCGTTTTACTTCACCTTGAAGTCGGGAGAGCCGTTTGCCTTTGCCGGTCTTTGGGAGCAAAGCAATGGGAGCGCGTCGTGCGACGTTGCGACGTGCGAGCCGAACGCTTTGGTCGCCGGCGTCCACAACCGCATGCCGGTTATTCTCGTGGGTTCAAGCGTCGATGTGTGGCTCGATCCCGATCCGCTCCCGCCCGGTATCGCCGCCGCATTGCTCCGGCCACTCGACCCGAACGTCATGAGCATTCGGGAAGTCTCGACGCGGGTGAACAATGCAAACTACGATGCCGCCGACGTACTCTCGACCGCCGATCCGCGCCTAATCTGA
- a CDS encoding glycosyltransferase family 39 protein: MKLHPSAYALALGAIAVHLAFNHRFGFYRDELYFIDCARHLAWGYVDQPPLAPFVTWLTSPLGYPVWALRFFPGIFAGVTVLFGCAIAREFGGRAFAQLLTGLTIFLAPGLIGIAYGLSTEFLSPASWTVFLYLVIRLVKSQDRRLYVPIALVLTIALYAKYSIAGCAIAVALGLLIAGHARLLRSRWLVLGVALTFVLLLPNALWQARHGLPMLEVLHNDQLNRHALANGMADESPNRWTNALYMLGLQFAYQNPLYAAVWIWGLIWLWSFDSAKNDRNRIPPYRFLTIAYFILLGALILTIGRGYYIQGYYPALFAAGAVAVERAVSDGRRTARIALIGAVVVAGMPMFPLSLPVLSLPAYMAYERAIGLSRPTPPDGKYHLINPMFADQLGWKTMTQMVAGVYWSLPPSQRAVTAVFADRYAYAGALDYYGPRYGLPAVISPNNSYYLWGTRGYSGRSVLAVGATDYWLLMRWFGSVRQVAVYRNDYRWMLEGPLPIYLCTRPRASLAAMWPAFKYYGL, from the coding sequence ATGAAGCTCCACCCGAGCGCGTACGCGCTCGCGCTTGGCGCAATTGCCGTTCACCTCGCATTCAATCACCGCTTCGGATTTTATCGCGACGAGCTGTATTTTATCGACTGCGCGCGTCACCTCGCATGGGGTTACGTCGACCAGCCGCCTCTCGCGCCCTTCGTCACGTGGCTGACTTCGCCGCTGGGTTATCCCGTATGGGCACTGCGCTTCTTTCCGGGCATCTTTGCCGGCGTCACCGTCCTCTTCGGGTGCGCGATCGCGCGCGAATTTGGAGGACGCGCGTTTGCGCAACTGTTGACCGGCCTAACCATTTTCCTGGCGCCCGGATTGATCGGCATCGCCTACGGTCTGTCGACTGAGTTCCTATCGCCCGCATCGTGGACTGTCTTTCTCTACCTGGTTATACGCCTGGTAAAGTCCCAAGATCGCCGATTGTACGTTCCGATCGCCTTGGTCCTGACGATTGCGCTCTATGCGAAGTATTCGATCGCCGGTTGCGCGATTGCGGTGGCGCTTGGATTGCTGATCGCCGGCCACGCGCGTTTGTTGCGATCGCGCTGGCTAGTATTGGGCGTCGCATTGACCTTCGTGCTACTACTGCCAAACGCTCTATGGCAAGCCCGTCACGGCCTACCGATGCTGGAAGTCCTTCACAACGATCAGCTCAATCGGCACGCGCTCGCCAACGGCATGGCCGACGAGTCGCCGAATCGCTGGACGAACGCCCTCTACATGCTGGGACTGCAGTTCGCCTATCAAAATCCACTCTACGCAGCAGTGTGGATTTGGGGACTCATATGGTTGTGGTCGTTTGATTCCGCTAAGAACGATCGCAATCGCATTCCCCCATATCGCTTCTTGACAATCGCTTATTTCATTCTTCTCGGCGCCCTCATCCTGACGATCGGCCGGGGCTACTACATTCAAGGCTACTATCCAGCGCTCTTTGCAGCGGGCGCCGTCGCGGTCGAACGCGCCGTTTCGGATGGGCGTCGTACCGCACGGATTGCGCTGATCGGCGCCGTCGTCGTTGCCGGGATGCCCATGTTTCCTCTCTCGCTTCCGGTGCTTTCGCTTCCGGCCTATATGGCATACGAGCGCGCGATCGGCTTAAGCCGCCCAACGCCACCCGACGGAAAATATCATCTCATCAACCCCATGTTTGCAGACCAGCTCGGCTGGAAGACGATGACCCAAATGGTGGCTGGCGTGTACTGGTCGTTGCCGCCCTCGCAACGCGCAGTCACTGCGGTCTTCGCCGACCGCTATGCCTACGCTGGCGCGCTCGACTACTACGGACCGCGGTACGGGCTGCCGGCGGTCATCAGTCCGAACAATTCATACTATCTTTGGGGAACGCGCGGGTATAGCGGACGCTCGGTGCTCGCTGTGGGCGCGACCGATTATTGGCTGTTGATGCGCTGGTTTGGCAGCGTACGTCAAGTCGCCGTCTACCGCAACGATTATCGCTGGATGCTCGAAGGACCACTGCCCATCTATCTCTGCACGCGTCCCCGAGCGTCGCTCGCCGCGATGTGGCCGGCTTTCAAGTATTACGGGCTCTGA